The uncultured Methanoregula sp. genomic sequence TCACCGCGACACGAATCCATGAAACATCCCCGTGACCCGCAGTCGCATCTTGGGTCACATGCCGGCCAGGACAAGGAACGCAACAATGAGGGGGAACAGCACCACCCCATGGATCAGCCCAGTCCCCATGCAGCTCACCATCCTCAGGTAAAACCAGTTCTTCCTCCCCGGCATGATGTCCATTCCCATCCCCATGGCGATGAGCTGCCGGCCCATACCAACCCCCCCTCGACAATCAAACCCTCCAAAAAGATGACGAAGACCGGAAAATCCTGATAACGTGCTTTTCGGACAGATGTCACAGGCTAAACCAACGGGGGCGGGAAGGAATTTTTCCTTTTCAGGGTTTCAGAATGTGGCACACCAGGACTGTTGCTACAGTAGTTAAAGAGATGATTGACATATGTTACGACCAGAAGATGTTGAAACGATCCTGACGACGTACGACTTATCCGTGTTTCTGAAGGAGATGGTGCAGAAGGATGACCGCGAATTAAAAATTGACATCGATTACGAATCCGGAGAATTATTTATCAATTGCCCGGGTTTTTCCGAAGGTCTCTCAGTGAAGATAGATCCCTTCGGAGTATGGGTGATCAGCGAAGTGATCTCGCAGGATAATAACGGGATTTTTACGCAGAGCGGAAACCTCCACAAGACAGAAAAGACCATAACAGTGCTCCGGGCAGTTGCCAGCTGGATCCGGGACCTTGAAGAGAGCACAAGGACATCCTGAAAAAACCATCACTCGTTTTTGTGAGGGAATATGATGACCCGGTGCAGGAGAGGTTCCTATCAATCGCCTGTACATTCTGGGACTTGGATTACGGGTCAGAGATCCTAAAATTGTCGTTCTTACCTTCTTTTCAGGAAAGCTCACTCTCACTGGAGGCAATAACCTCAGTACTTCTCTAAATTTTCTTCCATGAACTTTGGATAGTCATCAACGCTTACCAACCTCCGATCAACTGAGAGATCGAAGAACAGAAACAACCGTAACGAATTTGAGTTTTCTCCGGAGTCCTTCCCAAACAAGTAGCCGGAAGAGATCAAACCGGAACAAATCTTCGTCAATCGTTCTCGGCCCACGTTGAACCTTTGAAAAGAACATCCATTGAAGAGTTACCCAGATATTCTTGAGGAGGAACGAGATTATCGTCAAGAGATAGCGGAGCACAACATTCCGGGAAGATGTTTTAGCTTTCACGATGTTTCGGATACGGTATGAAGATTCGATAGCGAACCGGTTCTTGTAGACCTGGTAGACTCTTCGGGGTTTCCAGTCAATGCCGTATACGACATAACCGAGATTCACATTCCCGAATTTTTTATTCCTTCCCTGAAGGTACTGGACATCAATTGCGAGAGTAAGATCAAGAGGTTTACCTGTCCCCATCATCGTGTACTGGGCATACCGGGAATGATTCCCCCGGAGAATTTTCTTGAGTTCCAGGCCGTATTTTCTCACCGGCACGATATGCGGGATGTTCTCATTCTGGAGAAACGAAAACACTTCGTTCGAGTAGAAACCACGATCGAGACAGAGAACGGTGATAGTCACTTTCGCGTTATTGATTATAGCTAGGAATTTCCGAATGTACTCGACCTTTGATACTCCCTTTTTTACCGGGAAAACTGCAAAGGTCTGCCGTTGACCTTTTGTTGTGATATAGAGCGAAACGTACGAGTAAAATGTCGTTGTTGATTTCTTCATTTTGCTCTTGAGGACGTAATCTTTGTTCGCTTCGATAATTTCACCATAATACGGATCGTCGGTGAAATCTATGGCAAAATGATACGATTTCCCGGGAACAAGGATCTGACCGTTTGAGTAAGTGAGGATCTTTGATTGTAATTCCAGAAGTGAATCCAAATTCACCTTCGACAAATGGTATCTGACCGATGTTTCACACGGAACTTTTTCTACGACTTTATTGAGGGAATGCACTGATAGTTTGGTCGCTGACATCCCGACGAGTGACTGGATGAGTGTCTTTTGTTTTAGCGTTCCATTGATGGAAATCGTTAGGTGCCGGTTGATTGCATTCACTGCTATTT encodes the following:
- a CDS encoding ISH3 family transposase produces the protein MVNKRQIARRIKNEIRAEDCSEIAVNAINRHLTISINGTLKQKTLIQSLVGMSATKLSVHSLNKVVEKVPCETSVRYHLSKVNLDSLLELQSKILTYSNGQILVPGKSYHFAIDFTDDPYYGEIIEANKDYVLKSKMKKSTTTFYSYVSLYITTKGQRQTFAVFPVKKGVSKVEYIRKFLAIINNAKVTITVLCLDRGFYSNEVFSFLQNENIPHIVPVRKYGLELKKILRGNHSRYAQYTMMGTGKPLDLTLAIDVQYLQGRNKKFGNVNLGYVVYGIDWKPRRVYQVYKNRFAIESSYRIRNIVKAKTSSRNVVLRYLLTIISFLLKNIWVTLQWMFFSKVQRGPRTIDEDLFRFDLFRLLVWEGLRRKLKFVTVVSVLRSLS